One genomic window of Desulfovibrio psychrotolerans includes the following:
- the cysC gene encoding adenylyl-sulfate kinase, which translates to MSCKNIAQFRGWVCRKDRERHNSHNAAVFWFTGLSGSGKSTIAHAVEKRLFDLGMRAFVFDGDNVRHGLSRNLGFSPEDRTENLRRIGEVTKLFVESGTICLCAFITPLAADRKMVRDALGRDYHEIFVSCPLDVCESRDVKGYYKRARAGEITNYTGISAPYDVPESPSLIVETALLSLEESVDTVLQYVLRNVVPA; encoded by the coding sequence ATGTCATGCAAGAATATCGCCCAGTTCCGGGGCTGGGTGTGCCGAAAGGACAGGGAACGGCACAATAGTCATAATGCTGCCGTGTTCTGGTTTACGGGGCTTTCCGGTTCGGGAAAGTCCACCATTGCCCATGCGGTGGAAAAACGCCTTTTTGACTTGGGAATGCGGGCTTTTGTTTTTGACGGAGACAACGTACGTCACGGACTTTCCCGAAACCTGGGGTTCTCCCCCGAGGACCGGACGGAGAATCTCCGCAGAATAGGCGAAGTGACCAAGCTTTTTGTAGAGAGCGGCACAATTTGTCTTTGCGCGTTCATCACGCCGCTGGCGGCGGACAGGAAGATGGTGCGTGATGCGCTTGGACGGGATTATCACGAAATTTTTGTTTCATGCCCGCTTGATGTTTGTGAATCACGAGATGTAAAAGGCTATTACAAACGTGCCCGCGCAGGTGAGATTACGAATTACACCGGAATCTCTGCTCCGTATGATGTTCCTGAATCTCCTTCACTTATTGTTGAAACAGCTTTGTTGTCTTTGGAAGAATCTGTGGATACTGTCCTGCAGTACGTTTTACGGAATGTTGTTCCGGCATGA
- the secG gene encoding preprotein translocase subunit SecG: MENLILTLHIVACVVLVILVLLQAGKEGMGVIFGGGSQSVFGSGGAGGMIAKLTGIVAAIFLVTSLSYNYMTGHRGADDSAILDVKIEEKSEQSKPILLEEAAPKQPAPEEPAKQ; encoded by the coding sequence GTGGAAAACCTGATTCTTACCCTGCACATCGTGGCCTGTGTCGTGCTTGTTATTCTGGTGTTGTTGCAAGCCGGCAAGGAAGGCATGGGGGTCATCTTCGGTGGCGGCAGCCAGTCGGTTTTCGGCAGTGGCGGCGCTGGCGGCATGATTGCCAAGCTTACCGGAATCGTGGCTGCGATTTTTCTTGTCACTTCCCTGAGCTATAACTACATGACGGGACACAGAGGGGCTGATGATTCGGCCATTCTTGATGTGAAAATTGAAGAAAAGTCTGAACAGTCCAAGCCCATTCTGCTGGAAGAAGCCGCCCCCAAGCAGCCTGCACCAGAAGAACCTGCCAAGCAGTAG
- the tpiA gene encoding triose-phosphate isomerase, producing MKKIMAANWKMYKTADEARQTAMALTTLVGAVPADREVLIFPPFTALHAVAGALRPALGFSMGAQDVYPADEGAYTGEVSPGMLSDVGCRWVLTGHSERRHVLGENDDFVGRKTTFSLAAGLNVCLCIGEKLEEREAGMLAAVIERQLDKGLKDVPGDIAPESLAIAYEPVWAIGTGKVARPEDIVEAHALVRAKLVALLPSAGERIPILYGGSVKPENAAEIVHLDNVNGVLVGGASLQAESFSRIVLA from the coding sequence ATGAAGAAAATTATGGCCGCCAACTGGAAGATGTATAAGACTGCGGACGAGGCAAGACAGACCGCAATGGCGCTGACAACGCTGGTGGGGGCGGTTCCTGCTGACCGTGAAGTGCTTATTTTTCCTCCTTTTACCGCGCTGCATGCGGTTGCGGGAGCGTTGCGCCCTGCTCTGGGATTCAGCATGGGGGCACAGGATGTGTACCCCGCCGATGAAGGTGCGTATACGGGCGAGGTATCCCCCGGCATGCTCAGTGATGTGGGATGCCGCTGGGTTCTTACCGGACACTCCGAGCGGCGCCATGTGCTTGGGGAGAATGATGACTTTGTAGGCAGAAAAACCACATTCAGCCTTGCAGCGGGACTGAACGTATGCCTGTGCATAGGTGAAAAGTTGGAAGAACGCGAGGCAGGCATGCTTGCCGCCGTGATAGAAAGACAACTGGACAAGGGGCTTAAAGACGTGCCCGGCGATATAGCCCCGGAAAGTCTTGCCATTGCGTATGAGCCTGTCTGGGCCATCGGCACCGGAAAGGTTGCCCGCCCGGAGGATATTGTTGAAGCCCACGCACTGGTGCGCGCGAAGCTTGTGGCGTTGCTGCCCTCCGCAGGAGAGCGTATTCCCATTTTATACGGCGGCAGCGTGAAGCCGGAGAACGCTGCTGAAATCGTTCACCTTGACAATGTGAACGGTGTTCTGGTAGGAGGCGCTTCTTTGCAGGCTGAAAGCTTCAGCCGTATAGTGCTTGCCTAA
- the rimI gene encoding ribosomal protein S18-alanine N-acetyltransferase — protein sequence MPHAVECAPGVCPLPQVKDAEFFRLGPENITEVAALEKRCFSMPWEEKQFRLAFEQNIFSIFGLRRQGELLAYVAVYHTPHELEILNIATHPEHRRQGLGARLLGLMLQVGEKMGIVRAVLEVRRSNEPAIALYRRFGFSQAGVRRRYYSDTNEDALIFIRDSEPETGWK from the coding sequence ATGCCGCACGCAGTAGAATGTGCGCCGGGCGTATGCCCTTTGCCGCAGGTGAAAGATGCCGAATTTTTCCGGCTTGGGCCGGAAAATATCACCGAAGTGGCCGCGTTGGAAAAGCGCTGCTTTTCCATGCCGTGGGAGGAAAAGCAGTTCCGGCTGGCGTTTGAACAGAACATTTTTTCCATTTTTGGCCTGCGTAGACAGGGAGAACTGCTTGCGTATGTGGCCGTGTATCATACCCCTCATGAGCTGGAAATACTGAATATCGCCACCCATCCGGAGCATCGCAGGCAGGGCTTGGGTGCAAGGTTGCTGGGGTTGATGTTGCAAGTGGGTGAAAAAATGGGCATTGTCAGGGCTGTGCTGGAGGTGCGCCGTTCCAACGAGCCTGCCATTGCCCTGTACAGACGGTTTGGTTTTTCGCAGGCAGGAGTGCGCAGACGCTATTACTCCGATACCAACGAAGACGCGCTTATCTTCATCAGGGATAGTGAACCAGAAACAGGGTGGAAATAA
- a CDS encoding NUDIX hydrolase encodes MIETIYLQLLHTLEDKVEVVDDYDRPLAVMPVADVHRHPLKHRVVLTLLYDTCGRLYLQRRARTKTLYPGRWDLSSTGHVLAGESREHAALRELNEELGVFPGKVTWVAHIPASKETELADITLFSARLGGDQPCPNPQEVSEGIFVDREELEAMLQNFREILTPAVIWAAEEDYLFRPAPTNQEADQDVS; translated from the coding sequence ATGATTGAAACCATCTATCTGCAGCTCCTGCATACTCTTGAAGACAAGGTGGAGGTCGTGGATGATTACGACAGACCGCTTGCCGTTATGCCGGTAGCGGATGTGCACAGGCACCCGCTCAAGCATCGCGTGGTCCTCACCCTTCTCTATGATACGTGCGGACGGCTATACCTGCAACGCCGCGCACGTACAAAAACACTCTATCCGGGCCGATGGGATCTTTCCTCCACGGGCCATGTGCTTGCGGGTGAATCCCGCGAACACGCCGCCCTGCGCGAGCTCAATGAAGAGTTGGGCGTATTCCCCGGCAAGGTCACGTGGGTTGCGCATATTCCCGCCTCGAAGGAAACGGAACTTGCCGACATCACCCTTTTTTCCGCGCGCCTTGGCGGCGACCAACCCTGCCCCAATCCGCAGGAAGTCTCCGAGGGTATCTTCGTGGACCGGGAAGAACTGGAAGCCATGCTGCAGAACTTTCGCGAAATTCTGACCCCGGCGGTCATATGGGCTGCCGAAGAAGACTACCTGTTCCGCCCTGCCCCAACCAATCAGGAAGCCGACCAGGACGTTTCCTAG
- a CDS encoding inositol monophosphatase family protein, whose product MTFVPADILDETLAVVREAGAIILEQWDRPSSITLKGRIDLVTETDVAVEEFLKQKLRGVLPEAGFMAEESAGDAPLGELTWIIDPVDGTTNFAHRIPLVATSVGLWHCGKMVMGVVNAPVLRECFHAVRGGGAFVNGRSIRVSGTSVLEHALVATGFPYTIREDVEEVLHWLSRSLVTTRGVRRGGSAAIDLAFVAAGRYDAYYEIGLRPWDTSAGWLLVEEAGGRMTQLDTNESFNLFARGVLASNGPLHDPLYALLKG is encoded by the coding sequence ATGACTTTTGTTCCCGCAGATATTCTGGATGAAACCCTTGCTGTGGTCCGTGAGGCCGGAGCAATTATTCTGGAACAGTGGGACAGGCCAAGCAGCATCACGCTCAAGGGCCGCATAGATCTGGTGACAGAGACGGATGTGGCTGTGGAGGAATTTCTGAAGCAGAAGCTGCGCGGCGTTCTTCCAGAAGCCGGATTTATGGCGGAAGAAAGCGCAGGCGATGCCCCGCTGGGTGAACTGACGTGGATAATTGACCCTGTGGACGGCACGACAAACTTTGCTCACCGCATTCCGCTTGTAGCCACCTCTGTAGGGCTGTGGCACTGCGGCAAAATGGTTATGGGCGTGGTTAACGCTCCGGTGCTGCGCGAGTGCTTTCATGCCGTGCGCGGAGGCGGGGCGTTTGTAAACGGCAGGTCCATTCGCGTTTCAGGCACATCCGTTCTGGAGCATGCTCTGGTTGCCACCGGGTTTCCGTATACCATACGGGAAGATGTGGAAGAGGTGCTGCACTGGCTTTCGCGCTCGCTGGTCACCACACGGGGGGTACGGCGCGGAGGATCTGCCGCCATTGATCTGGCGTTTGTGGCAGCAGGAAGGTATGATGCCTACTATGAGATAGGATTACGGCCTTGGGATACCTCTGCCGGTTGGCTTCTGGTGGAAGAGGCAGGGGGGCGCATGACCCAGCTGGACACAAACGAGTCTTTTAATCTGTTTGCCCGCGGCGTGCTGGCGAGCAACGGTCCGCTGCATGATCCTCTTTACGCGCTGCTCAAAGGGTAG
- a CDS encoding rod shape-determining protein, translating into MFGKLLGLFGQDLAMDLGTANTLLYTKKDGIVLNEPSVVAIDNDRNSVLAVGKEAKEFLGRTPQRIRAIRPMKDGVIADFEVTKQMIAFFIKKVITGFSLAKPNIVICVPTGITQVEKRAVIESAQQAGARDVRLVEEPMAAAIGADLPIHQPMGNMVVDIGGGTTEVAVISLSAIAYAESVRVAGDAMNMAVQRYFQEEFKLLIGENMSERIKIKIGSAHPLTETLSMDVSGKDMVTGTPKSVLVTDGHVREALADPVKAIIMAVRKSLEKTPPELAGDIAENGLLLAGGGALLKGLDTLITKETNLHVVIDSDPLTTVVRGTGRTLDDRKFFSKVYIN; encoded by the coding sequence ATGTTTGGCAAACTGTTAGGATTGTTCGGTCAGGATCTCGCTATGGATCTGGGCACTGCCAATACCCTGTTGTATACGAAGAAGGACGGCATTGTTCTCAATGAACCTTCTGTTGTGGCTATAGACAACGACCGCAATTCTGTGCTGGCGGTAGGCAAGGAAGCCAAGGAATTTCTCGGCAGAACCCCGCAACGCATCCGCGCCATACGCCCCATGAAAGATGGCGTTATTGCCGACTTCGAGGTGACCAAGCAGATGATCGCCTTCTTTATAAAGAAGGTTATTACGGGGTTCTCCCTTGCTAAGCCTAATATCGTCATATGCGTGCCCACGGGCATCACGCAGGTGGAAAAGCGGGCCGTTATAGAATCTGCCCAGCAGGCAGGGGCGCGGGATGTGCGTCTGGTGGAGGAGCCCATGGCAGCAGCCATAGGAGCAGATCTGCCCATCCATCAGCCTATGGGCAACATGGTTGTGGATATTGGCGGCGGAACCACCGAGGTTGCGGTTATCTCTCTTTCAGCCATAGCCTATGCGGAGTCGGTACGTGTGGCGGGCGATGCCATGAACATGGCGGTTCAGAGGTATTTTCAGGAAGAATTCAAGCTTCTTATCGGCGAGAATATGTCGGAGCGCATCAAGATTAAAATTGGTTCCGCCCATCCCCTGACGGAAACCCTTTCCATGGATGTTTCCGGCAAGGACATGGTCACGGGCACGCCCAAGTCCGTTCTGGTGACGGACGGGCATGTGCGCGAAGCGCTTGCCGATCCGGTAAAGGCCATCATCATGGCTGTTCGTAAGTCGCTTGAAAAGACGCCGCCTGAGCTTGCGGGCGACATAGCGGAAAACGGTCTTTTGCTGGCAGGCGGCGGCGCACTTTTGAAGGGACTGGATACCCTGATAACCAAAGAAACCAACCTGCATGTTGTCATAGACAGCGACCCGCTTACTACCGTGGTGCGCGGAACAGGGCGCACGCTGGACGACCGCAAGTTCTTCAGCAAAGTGTATATCAACTGA
- a CDS encoding GAF domain-containing protein, whose protein sequence is MNTKSCYERILGIVCSVFDAYSAVLITPDSTGRAFAVAGSFSLGDHVNRTAQFVPGKGLVGWIISNQAPMLVNDFDTRQYHLGYYTSNEESKIKAFMGVSLRNGSGALCLDSKRQYSFSNKDQKILQLFADLVYEVQTSSCLAAETMNLGKYYNCLQLVYGLRKRHKNWTKFLEHFLGLMAESTGFAYCSFASRDEAGNNYYIEDETCPFAPEETQAIPYGSGLVGWVFKNGNPVFMSGSDSGVPASPLYCKLASQPNFMSVVCLPLIIGRLTRGVLVFASETPREIPDELKVFCQMASEHLALFLENLYLRSRLHEATQQVHQMRQDAGPHLLQDAGDEFELTTLSQEESV, encoded by the coding sequence ATGAACACCAAGTCCTGTTATGAGCGCATTCTGGGAATAGTTTGCAGCGTTTTTGATGCGTATTCCGCCGTGCTGATCACGCCGGATTCCACCGGCAGGGCGTTTGCCGTAGCCGGCAGCTTCAGTCTGGGCGATCATGTGAACCGCACTGCCCAATTCGTTCCGGGCAAAGGTCTTGTGGGCTGGATTATCAGCAATCAGGCCCCAATGCTGGTGAACGACTTTGATACGCGGCAGTACCACCTTGGCTACTACACCAGCAATGAGGAGTCCAAGATCAAGGCGTTCATGGGTGTTTCACTCAGGAACGGGTCGGGAGCTCTGTGTCTGGACAGCAAGCGGCAATATTCCTTTTCCAATAAGGATCAGAAGATTCTTCAGCTCTTCGCAGACCTCGTCTACGAGGTGCAGACAAGTTCCTGCCTTGCGGCGGAAACCATGAATCTGGGGAAGTACTACAACTGCCTGCAACTGGTGTACGGGCTGAGAAAAAGACACAAAAACTGGACCAAATTTCTTGAGCATTTTCTGGGGCTCATGGCAGAGAGCACGGGGTTTGCCTATTGCAGCTTCGCTTCCCGCGATGAGGCCGGAAACAACTATTACATTGAAGACGAAACATGTCCCTTTGCCCCGGAAGAAACGCAGGCCATACCCTATGGCAGCGGGCTCGTGGGCTGGGTGTTCAAGAACGGAAACCCCGTCTTCATGAGCGGTTCGGACTCCGGCGTTCCAGCGTCGCCCCTGTATTGCAAGCTGGCTTCACAGCCAAACTTCATGAGTGTTGTCTGTCTGCCGCTTATCATCGGGCGTCTTACACGCGGGGTTCTGGTCTTTGCCAGCGAGACCCCGCGGGAAATACCGGACGAACTGAAAGTTTTTTGCCAGATGGCATCGGAGCATCTGGCATTGTTCCTTGAAAACCTGTATCTACGGAGTCGGCTCCATGAAGCCACGCAACAGGTTCACCAGATGAGACAGGACGCGGGTCCGCACCTTTTGCAGGATGCCGGAGACGAGTTTGAATTGACCACCTTGAGCCAAGAAGAGAGCGTCTAA
- the gcvT gene encoding glycine cleavage system aminomethyltransferase GcvT: MSDLLHTPLTAWHIAQGAKMAPFAGWNMPIQYKGIIVEHNHTREHASIFDICHMGEFVLRGAGAREALSRIVTHNLDTLGPGKCRYGFLLNEQGGILDDLIVYCMGADDYMLVVNGACTASDFAWIASHLPAQLHFEDISAQTAKIDLQGPASYAVLETLLGSGLRSLKYFNHVTVEFAGSPLIVSRTGYTGELGYEFYLPADNAQTLWDTLCADTRVEPAGLGARDTLRLEVGLPLYGQDLDTDHTPTEAGMGWLLKSPAQYIGKGGDARVRHMLIPLSIPGRRAARHHDVVCLPQGEGAGREVGIVTSGSFCPSVGHSVALAYVEREYAEETAFVIKASRTELKAARAELPFYKNGTARMKLED; the protein is encoded by the coding sequence TTGTCTGACCTGCTTCACACGCCGCTTACGGCATGGCATATCGCACAAGGGGCCAAAATGGCTCCGTTTGCAGGCTGGAATATGCCCATACAGTACAAGGGCATTATCGTGGAACACAACCACACCCGTGAACACGCGTCCATCTTTGATATCTGCCACATGGGCGAATTTGTTCTCAGGGGGGCGGGTGCCCGCGAAGCCCTTTCCCGCATTGTCACCCACAATCTGGATACCCTCGGCCCCGGCAAATGCCGCTACGGATTTCTGCTCAACGAACAGGGCGGCATTCTGGACGATCTTATCGTCTACTGCATGGGAGCAGACGACTACATGCTGGTAGTGAACGGTGCCTGCACCGCCAGCGACTTCGCATGGATAGCCTCTCATCTGCCCGCGCAGCTGCATTTTGAGGATATTTCCGCACAGACCGCCAAAATTGACCTTCAGGGACCGGCATCTTACGCCGTGCTGGAGACTCTTCTGGGCAGCGGATTGCGCTCACTCAAGTATTTCAACCACGTCACAGTGGAGTTTGCTGGTTCCCCCCTTATCGTAAGCCGCACCGGCTACACCGGGGAACTGGGCTATGAATTCTATCTGCCCGCAGACAATGCCCAGACCCTGTGGGATACTTTGTGCGCAGACACGCGCGTGGAACCCGCAGGGCTTGGCGCACGCGACACCCTGCGCCTTGAAGTGGGTCTGCCCCTCTACGGTCAGGATCTGGACACCGACCACACCCCCACGGAGGCGGGCATGGGCTGGCTGCTCAAGTCGCCTGCCCAGTATATCGGCAAGGGCGGCGATGCCCGCGTGCGCCACATGCTCATTCCCCTCAGCATACCCGGTCGCCGTGCCGCCCGTCACCACGATGTCGTCTGCCTGCCGCAGGGAGAGGGAGCGGGTCGGGAAGTGGGCATTGTCACCAGCGGTTCCTTCTGCCCCTCGGTGGGACATTCCGTGGCTCTTGCTTATGTGGAACGGGAATACGCGGAAGAAACGGCCTTTGTCATCAAAGCCTCGCGTACGGAGCTTAAGGCCGCCCGCGCGGAACTGCCCTTCTACAAGAACGGCACCGCCCGCATGAAGCTGGAAGACTGA
- a CDS encoding 16S rRNA (uracil(1498)-N(3))-methyltransferase, with translation MRTFFLPPEQWQAPYLLEGQEARHLVKVLRARAGDSLRLLDGRGREGVFRITATEKHRVLLEPVQLSEHAPPSSSTVLALGWGKSVRRGWLLEKAVELEAGGIWLWQADRSQSRVPEDVKDSWESQMIAGAKQSLNPWLPELKTLPGGAEELAAHAADFDRAFLLWEGQSPSALLAPPSLGQQGRTLFVVGPEGGFSENEVATLTAAGITPVSLGRRILRWETAALLCLGLDWWHRELHTAMQSAEQRCGETA, from the coding sequence GTGAGAACATTCTTTCTGCCGCCGGAACAATGGCAGGCCCCCTATCTGCTGGAAGGGCAGGAAGCCAGACATCTGGTCAAAGTGCTCCGCGCACGCGCGGGTGATTCTCTCCGCCTTCTGGACGGACGCGGGCGCGAAGGTGTTTTCCGCATCACCGCCACAGAGAAGCACAGGGTACTTCTTGAGCCTGTGCAGCTCTCTGAGCATGCTCCGCCCTCCTCTTCCACTGTGCTTGCGCTGGGGTGGGGCAAATCTGTACGTCGCGGCTGGCTGCTGGAAAAGGCGGTGGAACTGGAAGCCGGCGGCATATGGCTCTGGCAGGCAGACCGTTCTCAGTCCCGTGTGCCGGAAGACGTGAAAGATTCATGGGAATCACAGATGATTGCCGGTGCCAAGCAAAGCCTTAATCCATGGCTGCCGGAACTGAAAACTCTCCCCGGAGGCGCAGAGGAGCTTGCGGCACATGCTGCGGACTTTGACAGGGCTTTCCTGCTCTGGGAAGGACAGTCGCCCTCTGCCCTGCTCGCCCCGCCGTCGCTTGGACAACAAGGCCGCACCCTCTTCGTTGTGGGCCCGGAAGGCGGCTTTTCAGAAAACGAGGTTGCCACGCTCACCGCTGCTGGCATCACGCCTGTCAGCCTTGGCAGGCGCATCCTGCGCTGGGAAACGGCTGCCCTGCTCTGTCTTGGGCTTGACTGGTGGCACCGGGAACTCCACACCGCAATGCAGTCTGCAGAACAGCGCTGCGGGGAAACGGCATGA
- a CDS encoding replication-associated recombination protein A: MSIRQPLADRIRPETLDEFVGQEHLRARITALSSAPRLPSLLLFGPPGCGKSTLALLLAKQSGKNWLRVSAPEAGLQQLRKSLAGVDVLVLDELHRFSKAQQDFFLPLLESGEVTLIATTTENPSFSVTRQLLSRMHVLRLRPLNRAEMTDLARRGAYACQFSLDDQSYDFIAGVAHGDARTMLNLMEYVAALPEESRNFESLRTALPEVVIRHDKDGDNHYELASALIKSIRGSDPDAALYYLACLLEGGEDPRFICRRLILSASEDIGLADPMALPLAVSCQHAVEFVGMPEGFIPLAECVTYLALAKKSNTSYAAYLAASKEVRTNGPRPVPLHLRNPSTKLQKDWGYGKNYLYPHNYPEGHVEQQYLPDGLEERSFYQPKEHGQEPRLAAWFKQLRKKR, translated from the coding sequence ATGAGCATACGGCAACCGCTTGCAGACCGGATACGGCCGGAAACCCTTGATGAATTTGTGGGTCAGGAGCATTTGCGCGCGCGTATCACCGCGCTTTCCAGCGCCCCCCGCCTGCCCAGCCTGCTTCTGTTCGGCCCGCCCGGATGCGGCAAATCCACACTGGCGCTTCTGCTGGCCAAGCAGTCCGGCAAAAACTGGCTGCGCGTAAGCGCGCCGGAAGCAGGGTTGCAGCAGTTGCGCAAGTCCCTTGCGGGCGTGGATGTGCTGGTGCTGGATGAACTGCACCGTTTTTCCAAGGCGCAGCAGGACTTTTTTCTTCCGCTTCTGGAATCCGGCGAGGTCACGCTCATTGCCACGACAACAGAAAACCCCTCCTTCAGCGTCACCCGCCAGTTGCTCTCGCGTATGCACGTGCTGCGGCTGCGCCCTCTGAACAGGGCAGAAATGACAGACCTTGCCAGACGCGGCGCCTATGCCTGCCAATTCTCGCTGGACGACCAATCGTACGACTTCATCGCGGGCGTGGCACACGGGGATGCGCGCACCATGCTCAACCTGATGGAATATGTTGCCGCGCTGCCCGAAGAATCCCGCAATTTCGAATCGCTGCGCACAGCCCTGCCTGAAGTGGTCATCCGTCACGACAAGGACGGGGATAATCACTACGAACTGGCTTCTGCCCTCATCAAATCCATAAGGGGCAGCGACCCCGATGCGGCCCTTTACTATCTTGCCTGCCTGCTGGAAGGCGGAGAAGACCCCCGGTTCATCTGCCGCCGGCTCATTCTCTCCGCCTCGGAAGACATTGGCCTTGCAGACCCCATGGCGCTGCCGCTTGCGGTTTCGTGCCAGCACGCCGTGGAGTTTGTCGGTATGCCGGAAGGCTTCATTCCTCTGGCGGAATGTGTCACCTACCTCGCCCTGGCAAAAAAGAGCAACACCTCCTACGCTGCCTACCTCGCCGCATCTAAAGAAGTACGCACCAACGGCCCGCGCCCGGTGCCACTGCACCTGCGCAATCCTTCCACCAAGCTGCAAAAGGACTGGGGGTACGGAAAAAACTACCTGTATCCGCACAATTACCCGGAAGGGCATGTGGAGCAGCAATACCTGCCGGACGGGCTGGAAGAGCGCAGCTTCTATCAGCCCAAGGAACATGGACAGGAACCCCGGCTTGCCGCGTGGTTCAAGCAATTACGTAAAAAACGCTGA
- a CDS encoding glycosyltransferase family 2 protein, with protein MPAPEYSIITPSAGNRPTALRHALQSVLAAMAHADLPASAVEMLIGYDGVKGPEAVNHPSARFLSLPRQGNFGNGVRRMLLAASKGRRLVFLDDDNALTQQAFLVYEEHRDVEMLIARIDVSRAFDCNYLPRSEPERELVRPSNIDPLCLCLTRELVVERCDSWRIYEGYESDYHNILRYYRRARTVVSTESVVGIYDAGRGMDSGGLNFRQRKREGRMVP; from the coding sequence GTGCCTGCCCCGGAATACAGCATCATCACCCCCAGTGCGGGCAACCGCCCCACAGCCTTGCGCCACGCACTGCAAAGCGTGCTCGCGGCCATGGCACACGCGGACCTGCCTGCTTCTGCGGTAGAAATGCTTATCGGGTACGACGGAGTAAAAGGCCCTGAGGCGGTGAACCACCCCTCGGCGCGCTTTCTGTCCCTGCCGCGGCAGGGAAACTTCGGCAACGGCGTCCGGCGTATGTTGCTCGCTGCCTCCAAAGGCCGGAGGCTGGTTTTTCTGGACGATGACAACGCCCTTACGCAGCAGGCGTTCCTTGTGTATGAAGAACATAGGGATGTGGAAATGCTCATCGCGCGCATAGATGTGAGCCGCGCCTTTGACTGCAACTACCTGCCCCGCTCGGAACCGGAAAGAGAACTCGTCCGCCCCAGCAACATAGACCCACTCTGCCTGTGCCTAACCCGTGAGCTGGTGGTGGAGCGCTGCGACAGCTGGCGCATTTACGAAGGATACGAATCGGACTATCATAACATCCTGCGCTACTACCGCCGCGCACGCACTGTCGTATCCACCGAATCCGTGGTGGGCATTTACGATGCAGGCAGGGGCATGGACAGCGGCGGGCTGAATTTCAGACAACGAAAACGTGAAGGGAGAATGGTTCCATGA
- a CDS encoding BON domain-containing protein produces MMKMIRLLGCLVLLSLATGCGTIYQAAVDERDVKTFASDKYINTEITARFLHDDLVKVLDMGGKSYNGHVYVYGEIESEAQKQRALSIVNSISGVQSVTHYFFPKIENDPCGTSDNLLIRADLNKELIMDDRIWSTNIDIAVVRCNVVLMGIVGTQREAELAVKYASEIERVRRVKSYLKVNR; encoded by the coding sequence ATGATGAAAATGATACGCCTGCTCGGATGCCTAGTACTGCTCTCTCTTGCCACCGGATGCGGCACTATCTATCAGGCCGCTGTGGACGAAAGGGATGTAAAGACCTTTGCCTCGGACAAATACATCAATACGGAAATTACCGCACGATTCCTGCACGATGATCTGGTCAAAGTGCTGGATATGGGGGGCAAGTCGTATAACGGCCACGTCTACGTCTACGGTGAAATAGAAAGCGAGGCCCAAAAGCAGCGCGCCTTGTCCATTGTCAACTCCATAAGCGGCGTGCAGAGCGTAACCCACTACTTCTTTCCCAAGATTGAAAACGACCCCTGCGGCACAAGTGACAACCTGCTCATCCGCGCAGATCTGAACAAAGAACTGATCATGGATGACAGAATATGGTCTACCAATATTGATATCGCCGTGGTGCGTTGCAATGTCGTGCTCATGGGTATAGTCGGCACGCAGCGGGAAGCGGAACTGGCTGTTAAATACGCCAGCGAGATTGAAAGAGTCCGCCGGGTAAAATCCTACCTCAAGGTGAACAGGTAG